One Brassica napus cultivar Da-Ae chromosome C2, Da-Ae, whole genome shotgun sequence DNA window includes the following coding sequences:
- the LOC125582173 gene encoding omega-hydroxypalmitate O-feruloyl transferase-like produces the protein MGITRVLHPASRCYHASNSNVLCKYATCQDFNIFKLSSQQISRLKEKASESVSSVCVRVTGFNVVTVLVWRCKALSLVEEEEVDDLEKESTILYAVDIRGRLDPQLPSSYTGNAVLTAYGKAKRKALLEELFGTIVEMVGERANRITDEYARSAIDWGEMTG, from the exons ATGGGGATCACCCGCGTGCTCCACCCCGCGTCAAGATGCTACCACGCCTCCAATTCCAACGTGCTG TGTAAATATGCAACATGTCAAGATTTCAACATCTTCAAGCTATCCTCTCAACAAATCTCGAGGCTCAAAGAGAAGGCCTCGGAGAGTGTTAGTAGTGTTTGTGTTCGTGTGACGGGCTTCAACGTCGTTACCGTTTTGGTTTGGAGGTGCAAGGCACTCTCtttagtagaagaagaagaggtggaTGATCTTGAAAAAGAATCAACCATTCTTTACGCGGTGGACATCAGAGGGAGGCTGGATCCTCAGCTTCCCTCTTCGTACACGGGAAACGCGGTTTTAACGGCGTACGGAAAGGCGAAACGAAAGGCATTGCTCGAAGAACTGTTTGGGACGATCGTGGAAATGGTAGGAGAACGTGCGAATCGGATAACGGATGAGTATGCCAGATCCGCTATAGATTGGGGAGAGATGACGGGATGA